One Nitrospirota bacterium DNA segment encodes these proteins:
- a CDS encoding DUF1801 domain-containing protein, which yields MKKSGLHKDMSPSQLIDARINELVDWRGKTLSRLRTLVKEADPEVVEEWKWRGVPVWSHAGIICTGETYKKVVKMTFAKGASLEDPSGLFNSSLEGNTRRAIDFHEGERIDEKGLKALIRAAVTLNKSKFQS from the coding sequence ATGAAGAAGAGCGGGTTGCATAAAGACATGTCTCCTTCTCAGCTCATTGACGCGAGAATCAATGAGCTGGTAGACTGGCGGGGCAAGACACTCAGCCGCCTCCGTACCTTGGTCAAGGAAGCCGATCCCGAAGTTGTCGAGGAGTGGAAGTGGAGAGGGGTTCCGGTGTGGTCGCACGCCGGAATCATCTGCACCGGTGAGACTTACAAGAAAGTTGTGAAGATGACGTTCGCCAAGGGCGCTTCTTTAGAGGATCCTTCAGGCCTCTTCAACTCCAGCCTCGAAGGTAACACCAGACGTGCCATCGATTTCCATGAAGGCGAAAGGATTGATGAAAAGGGGTTGAAAGCGCTCATTCGCGCCGCTGTGACCCTGAACAAATCCAAATTCCAAAGCTAA